The Geobacter sp. AOG2 genome includes a window with the following:
- a CDS encoding formyltransferase — translation MGKTVQADKLIICAYHNVGYRCIEELLRQGADIALIFTHEDSPTEEIWFKSVRELADAHGIPYLTTDISLPENVARVRAIAPDFLFSFYYRNMIKPAVLEIPKRGAFNLHGSYLPRYRGRVPVNWAVINGESETGATLHHMVEKPDAGAIVDQERVEIAFTDTAFDVFNKVTDAAAAVIARAWPQVREGRAACIPMNLAEGAYFGGRKPADGQIDWRQSAVRIYNLIRGVTHPYPGAFSHLDGQKVVIWSAWPVAGSGEPGRIVSLRPFLVGTGEGLLEIRSLQAENGAEVAAMEFTTDARQFT, via the coding sequence ATGGGAAAAACAGTGCAAGCCGACAAACTGATAATCTGCGCCTACCATAATGTGGGCTATCGCTGCATCGAGGAGTTGTTGCGCCAGGGGGCGGACATCGCCCTGATCTTCACCCACGAGGATTCGCCCACGGAGGAGATCTGGTTCAAGTCGGTGCGCGAGCTGGCGGATGCCCACGGCATCCCGTACCTGACCACGGACATCTCCCTTCCGGAGAACGTGGCGCGGGTGCGGGCCATCGCGCCGGACTTCCTCTTCTCCTTCTACTACCGCAACATGATAAAACCGGCGGTGCTGGAGATCCCGAAGCGGGGCGCGTTCAACCTGCACGGCTCGTACCTGCCCAGGTACCGCGGCCGGGTGCCGGTCAACTGGGCGGTGATCAACGGCGAGAGCGAAACCGGGGCGACCCTGCATCACATGGTGGAGAAGCCGGACGCCGGCGCTATCGTGGACCAGGAGCGGGTGGAGATCGCCTTCACCGACACGGCTTTCGATGTCTTCAACAAGGTTACCGACGCGGCGGCGGCGGTCATTGCCCGCGCCTGGCCGCAGGTCCGGGAGGGGAGGGCGGCGTGCATCCCCATGAACCTGGCGGAAGGCGCCTACTTCGGCGGCCGCAAGCCCGCCGACGGCCAAATCGACTGGCGGCAAAGCGCCGTGCGGATCTACAACCTGATCCGCGGCGTGACCCACCCCTACCCCGGCGCGTTCAGCCACCTGGACGGCCAAAAGGTCGTCATCTGGTCCGCCTGGCCGGTGGCGGGGAGCGGGGAACCGGGGCGCATCGTGTCGCTTCGCCCGTTTCTGGTCGGCACCGGGGAAGGGCTGCTGGAGATCCGGTCGCTCCAGGCGGAGAACGGGGCCGAGGTCGCCGCAATGGAATTTACCACGGATGCACGGCAGTTTACGTAA
- a CDS encoding bifunctional UDP-4-keto-pentose/UDP-xylose synthase: MKVLILGVNGFIGNALTHRILTTTDWEVHGLDMACDKLERSLGDSRFHFLEGDITINKEWIEYNIKKCDVVLPLVAIATPVTYVKDPLRVFELDFEENLKIIRLCHKYKKRVIFPSTSEVYGMSPDREFDEENSPLMLGPIAKERWIYSCAKQMLDRVIYAYGMHEGLKFTLFRPFNWIGPKLDSIHTAKEGSSRVLTQFLYDILAGEPIQLVDGGNQRRSFTFIEDGIDALMRIIENKDGCADGKIFNIGNPANDLSVKELAHKLRDMVAEFPLYREKAEKCRIVEISSDQFYGKGYQDMLTRVPSVKRAKECLGWEPVTSADEALRKTLEFYLVDEREKLSEFL, translated from the coding sequence ATGAAAGTACTGATCTTGGGCGTCAACGGCTTCATCGGCAACGCACTCACCCACCGTATCCTCACCACCACCGACTGGGAGGTCCATGGCCTGGACATGGCCTGCGACAAGCTGGAGCGCTCCCTGGGGGATTCCCGGTTCCACTTCCTGGAGGGAGACATCACCATCAACAAGGAGTGGATCGAGTATAATATCAAGAAGTGCGACGTCGTGTTGCCGCTGGTTGCCATCGCAACGCCGGTTACCTACGTCAAGGACCCGCTGCGGGTCTTTGAGCTGGATTTCGAGGAAAACCTCAAGATCATCAGGCTGTGCCACAAGTACAAGAAACGGGTCATCTTCCCCTCCACCTCCGAGGTGTACGGCATGTCGCCCGACCGGGAGTTCGACGAAGAGAACTCGCCGCTCATGCTGGGGCCGATCGCCAAGGAGCGCTGGATCTACTCCTGCGCCAAGCAGATGCTCGACCGGGTGATCTACGCCTACGGCATGCATGAAGGGCTCAAGTTCACCCTGTTCCGCCCCTTCAACTGGATCGGCCCCAAGCTGGACAGCATCCACACCGCCAAGGAGGGGAGTTCCCGGGTCCTGACCCAGTTCCTGTACGACATCCTGGCCGGAGAGCCGATCCAACTGGTGGACGGCGGCAACCAGCGCCGCTCCTTCACCTTTATCGAAGACGGCATCGACGCCCTGATGCGGATCATCGAGAACAAGGACGGCTGCGCCGACGGCAAGATCTTCAACATCGGCAACCCGGCCAACGATCTGTCCGTCAAGGAGTTGGCCCACAAGCTGCGCGACATGGTGGCGGAATTCCCGCTCTACCGGGAAAAGGCCGAGAAATGCCGGATCGTCGAGATATCGTCCGACCAGTTCTACGGCAAGGGGTACCAGGACATGCTGACCCGTGTTCCCTCGGTCAAGCGCGCCAAGGAATGCCTGGGATGGGAGCCGGTGACGAGCGCCGACGAAGCCCTGCGCAAGACCCTGGAGTTCTATCTGGTGGATGAGCGGGAGAAGCTGTCGGAATTCCTGTAA
- a CDS encoding prepilin-type N-terminal cleavage/methylation domain-containing protein has translation MMFDRRGFTLIEIVVVLAIIGMVMMLVIPRLPNSEREDLKISARTLASTLRYLQDRATTTGTTYYLHLEPGTDTVKVMQAAGDGSEKEPEDPFLQQRPTKEGVLVADVVIPRLGKLSDGQVRLDIGAGGLRDFVTIHLSSPDGEFWTVMGFPSSGKVKVYQGYQEDAL, from the coding sequence ATGATGTTTGACCGTCGCGGTTTCACGCTGATAGAGATCGTGGTGGTGCTGGCGATCATCGGCATGGTGATGATGCTGGTCATCCCGCGCCTGCCGAACTCCGAGCGGGAGGACCTGAAGATATCGGCGCGGACCCTGGCCTCGACGCTGCGCTACCTTCAGGACCGGGCAACCACCACCGGGACGACCTATTATCTGCACCTGGAGCCGGGCACGGACACGGTCAAGGTGATGCAGGCGGCGGGCGACGGGAGCGAAAAAGAGCCGGAAGATCCCTTCCTGCAACAGCGGCCGACCAAGGAAGGGGTGCTGGTGGCGGATGTGGTCATCCCGCGCCTGGGCAAGCTGAGCGACGGGCAGGTGCGCCTCGATATCGGGGCGGGAGGCCTGCGGGATTTCGTCACCATCCACCTGAGCTCGCCCGACGGCGAGTTCTGGACGGTGATGGGCTTCCCTTCCAGCGGCAAGGTCAAGGTCTACCAAGGCTACCAGGAAGATGCGCTATGA
- a CDS encoding prepilin-type N-terminal cleavage/methylation domain-containing protein, with amino-acid sequence MRVCSATPHKGDFEDGGEMAVFQQPLRGFTLLEVMVALAIMAGVILTVLGAVNYHLTIITNERDSTALTILARAKMSELERQGIPQKAEGTLAPDHPEISWQAEQFPTDLPVLRKLVLRVWRTSDKREVVLERYLTK; translated from the coding sequence GTGAGGGTTTGCAGCGCTACGCCGCACAAAGGGGATTTCGAGGACGGCGGCGAGATGGCTGTTTTTCAACAACCACTGAGAGGTTTTACCCTGCTTGAGGTGATGGTGGCCCTGGCCATCATGGCAGGCGTCATCCTGACGGTGCTGGGTGCGGTCAACTACCACCTCACCATCATCACCAACGAGCGGGACAGCACCGCCCTGACCATTCTGGCGCGGGCCAAGATGTCCGAACTGGAGCGTCAGGGCATCCCCCAGAAGGCCGAGGGGACCCTGGCCCCGGACCATCCGGAAATCTCCTGGCAGGCCGAGCAGTTTCCCACCGACCTCCCCGTGCTCCGGAAGTTGGTGCTGCGGGTGTGGCGAACCAGCGACAAACGGGAGGTGGTGCTTGAGCGCTATCTCACGAAATAA
- a CDS encoding type II secretion system protein GspJ, whose protein sequence is MSAISRNKGFTLLEVLIAVVLLGILTAALYGSYFAVLKARERSAEGMEERRELGNTLDLLRREIDSALYTSSDKRLKFVVEDRDSFGQPASNLEVTTLAPPAPLVDGRKESGVIDVQYRMEEKEDKHLILTRREQDVLLESTDVSAYPQMERISSFLVECSSDGSKWVKSWDTALNGRLPKWVRVTVQVEENGSLVAFSVYATPRAGSL, encoded by the coding sequence TTGAGCGCTATCTCACGAAATAAGGGTTTTACCCTTCTGGAAGTCCTGATCGCCGTGGTCCTCCTGGGAATCCTCACCGCCGCGTTGTACGGGAGCTATTTCGCGGTATTGAAAGCCAGGGAACGGTCGGCGGAGGGGATGGAGGAACGCCGGGAACTGGGCAATACCCTTGACCTTCTGCGGCGGGAGATCGACTCCGCCCTCTACACGAGCAGCGACAAGCGGCTCAAATTCGTCGTCGAGGACCGGGACAGTTTCGGCCAGCCGGCCTCCAATCTGGAAGTGACGACCCTGGCGCCTCCGGCGCCTCTGGTGGACGGGCGCAAGGAATCGGGCGTCATCGACGTGCAGTACCGCATGGAGGAAAAGGAGGACAAGCACCTGATCCTGACCCGCAGGGAGCAGGATGTCCTGCTGGAATCGACCGACGTGTCCGCCTACCCGCAGATGGAGCGGATCAGCTCCTTTCTGGTGGAATGCAGCAGCGACGGCTCGAAATGGGTGAAAAGCTGGGATACCGCCCTGAACGGCAGACTGCCGAAATGGGTGCGCGTCACGGTGCAGGTGGAGGAGAACGGCAGCCTGGTGGCGTTCTCCGTCTATGCAACCCCCAGGGCGGGCAGCTTGTGA
- the gspK gene encoding type II secretion system minor pseudopilin GspK: MRGEKGFALVLTLVVTALMVAAAVELIHQVYVDTSLNRNFRDGQQASLLAESGLYGGIRLLRMALSSQDGYTSLSDTWAAPFKQEDETGRIEITVTEESGKINLNALVNPDNTVKEETLNILKRLGTPLQIPESAWNALADWIDTDDLPVSGGSESPYYLSLSPPYSAHNGRLTTVNELTLVKGFTPEMVAKLAPFVTIYADQPGSLVAQSVRVNVNTAPKEVIMALDSDIDEGLAERVIEERNRLPFTNSDTPGSRVNNSLFDNLPSRDKVTLIYKGTLFRITARGFVKDAARTVEAVVRMDGTPEILSWQEY; the protein is encoded by the coding sequence GTGAGGGGCGAAAAGGGCTTTGCCCTGGTCCTGACCCTGGTGGTCACCGCCCTGATGGTGGCGGCGGCGGTGGAACTGATCCACCAGGTGTACGTGGATACGTCACTCAACCGTAATTTCCGCGACGGCCAGCAGGCCTCGCTTCTGGCGGAGTCCGGGCTCTACGGCGGCATCAGGTTGCTCCGGATGGCGCTTTCGAGCCAGGATGGCTATACCTCGCTCTCGGACACATGGGCCGCGCCGTTCAAACAGGAGGACGAGACCGGCCGCATCGAGATCACGGTCACCGAGGAGAGCGGCAAGATCAATCTCAATGCGCTGGTGAATCCCGACAATACCGTCAAAGAGGAGACCCTGAATATCCTGAAGCGCCTGGGTACGCCGCTGCAGATACCGGAGAGCGCCTGGAACGCCCTGGCGGACTGGATCGACACTGACGACCTCCCCGTGTCGGGCGGTTCCGAAAGCCCCTATTACCTGTCCCTGAGCCCGCCCTACTCGGCCCATAACGGGAGGCTGACCACCGTGAACGAACTGACCCTGGTCAAGGGGTTTACGCCGGAGATGGTCGCCAAACTCGCGCCGTTCGTGACCATCTACGCCGACCAGCCGGGGAGCCTGGTCGCCCAGAGTGTCCGCGTCAATGTGAACACTGCGCCCAAGGAGGTCATCATGGCCCTGGACAGCGACATCGACGAGGGGCTGGCGGAACGGGTCATCGAGGAGCGGAACCGGCTACCGTTCACGAACTCGGACACACCAGGGTCGCGGGTCAATAATTCGTTGTTTGACAATCTGCCAAGCCGGGACAAAGTGACGCTCATATACAAAGGGACCTTGTTCCGGATCACGGCACGGGGCTTCGTCAAGGACGCGGCCCGCACCGTCGAGGCCGTGGTCAGGATGGACGGGACGCCGGAGATCCTGTCGTGGCAGGAGTACTGA
- a CDS encoding flagellar hook-length control protein FliK — MAIPTDIQRQVYDLLSQASNLSFVSAEQEPGARVSFVPGQQVSAQVLTTLPNNMTQVQIGTERFNLALPMTVRPGQTLEMTFVTGEPRSTFAVARQDVPAPAVTLSDASRLLSLLVGSEEIVDPQVRASLLSISDMLRRSPGEAGVLANLMDEALTYGTAREGDTAPTLLPEVPFQQDRAGQGGGAAAGAQGGPTEQARLSSFEANAAQLLRNIAQNSRFDLTEAANQPVTPLPLMPGEEVDAAVLGTLPGGRVFVQLAGTALELVVPRQVQTGDILRLTFITSEPRPLFALQRTAAGVPSSLSEAGRWLSALEHTEGGVSEQQIYVLERLNTVLKSLPPDSPAFTAIQDEAITYQTVMRGRQSAEPPSAQPETALQAGAAVVSGQQAPLLPGNGIVLSDDMAKLLQALIKGNRLALLEAINQQAAGTGFVPGQQLKGEVVASLGGGRFMVQVAGQAMEFSLPKGIRQGDMTTLFFVTDEPQPTFLMARFGKPGDARVSETGRWLSGFIGTAGEQVPARETLGIVKALLSEPPTDASQVSRLLQQGLRDGGLFYESHLARWFGGDYPLEDILREPQGQLSALRRPSGLEVANPPQDALPAGLKGSLESLEAAFQKAGAAMPHEGVVDQQALPVVKEQLATLQSGQLVFSGDLVPGQQLEWTVREREARRNASGEQTRSWETSLTLDMPKLGNVTASLKLDGTRVSIELHAAQPDSAGLLRSGIPRLAEQLEASGLVPSEIGVTHEIP, encoded by the coding sequence ATGGCCATACCGACTGACATCCAACGCCAGGTCTACGACCTGCTCTCCCAGGCGTCCAACCTCTCGTTCGTAAGCGCCGAGCAGGAGCCGGGGGCACGGGTCAGCTTTGTCCCCGGCCAGCAGGTGAGCGCCCAGGTGCTGACAACGCTGCCGAACAACATGACCCAGGTGCAGATCGGCACGGAGCGCTTCAATCTGGCGTTGCCCATGACGGTCCGTCCGGGGCAGACCCTGGAGATGACCTTCGTTACGGGGGAGCCGCGCTCGACCTTTGCCGTTGCGCGCCAGGATGTCCCCGCCCCGGCGGTTACCCTTTCGGATGCGTCCCGGTTGTTGAGCCTCCTGGTCGGCAGCGAAGAGATCGTTGACCCGCAGGTGCGCGCCTCTCTGCTGAGCATCAGCGACATGCTGCGGCGTTCCCCTGGAGAGGCCGGCGTTCTTGCCAACCTGATGGACGAGGCCCTTACCTATGGTACGGCACGGGAGGGGGACACGGCGCCAACCCTGTTGCCGGAGGTTCCTTTCCAGCAGGACCGTGCCGGGCAGGGGGGCGGAGCGGCGGCCGGCGCCCAAGGCGGCCCCACCGAGCAGGCGCGTCTGTCGTCATTCGAGGCCAATGCGGCCCAACTCCTCCGGAATATCGCCCAAAACTCCCGTTTTGACCTGACCGAGGCGGCCAACCAGCCGGTAACGCCGCTTCCCCTCATGCCGGGCGAAGAGGTTGACGCGGCGGTGCTCGGCACCCTGCCCGGCGGCCGGGTGTTCGTCCAGCTTGCGGGAACGGCGCTGGAACTGGTTGTTCCCCGCCAGGTCCAAACCGGGGATATCCTCCGTCTGACCTTCATCACCTCCGAGCCCCGGCCGCTGTTCGCGTTGCAGCGCACCGCCGCCGGGGTCCCCAGCTCCCTCAGCGAGGCCGGTCGCTGGCTGAGCGCGCTGGAGCATACGGAAGGGGGCGTTTCGGAACAACAGATATACGTGCTGGAGCGGCTGAACACGGTACTGAAGAGCCTGCCGCCCGATTCGCCGGCCTTTACCGCGATCCAGGACGAGGCCATCACCTATCAGACGGTCATGCGCGGCCGCCAGTCCGCCGAACCGCCCTCCGCACAACCGGAGACGGCGCTCCAGGCGGGTGCGGCCGTCGTGTCCGGCCAGCAGGCCCCGCTTTTGCCGGGCAACGGCATCGTCCTCAGCGACGACATGGCCAAGCTGCTCCAGGCGCTGATCAAGGGGAATCGCCTGGCGCTCCTCGAAGCCATCAACCAACAGGCCGCCGGGACCGGTTTTGTGCCGGGGCAGCAGCTCAAGGGCGAGGTCGTCGCCTCCCTGGGGGGGGGACGCTTCATGGTGCAGGTGGCCGGACAGGCCATGGAGTTCTCGCTGCCCAAGGGCATCAGGCAGGGCGACATGACCACGCTCTTTTTTGTCACCGACGAGCCGCAACCCACCTTTCTGATGGCCCGTTTCGGCAAGCCGGGCGATGCGCGGGTCAGCGAAACCGGCCGGTGGTTGAGCGGGTTTATCGGCACTGCCGGCGAGCAGGTTCCGGCCCGGGAGACCTTGGGAATAGTGAAGGCCCTGCTGTCCGAGCCACCGACCGACGCCTCCCAGGTAAGCCGGCTTTTGCAGCAGGGGTTGCGGGATGGCGGCCTGTTCTACGAATCCCATCTGGCGCGCTGGTTTGGCGGCGACTATCCCCTGGAGGATATCCTGCGGGAACCACAGGGGCAATTGTCCGCGCTACGCCGGCCGTCCGGGCTGGAGGTGGCCAATCCGCCGCAGGATGCGCTCCCGGCCGGTTTGAAAGGGAGCCTGGAGTCTCTGGAGGCGGCCTTCCAGAAGGCCGGCGCCGCCATGCCCCATGAAGGTGTCGTGGACCAGCAGGCCTTACCGGTTGTCAAGGAACAGTTGGCCACGTTGCAAAGCGGACAACTCGTTTTCAGCGGAGACCTGGTGCCGGGCCAGCAGTTGGAGTGGACGGTGCGGGAGCGCGAGGCGCGCCGCAATGCGTCGGGGGAACAGACCCGCTCCTGGGAGACGTCGCTTACCCTGGATATGCCGAAGTTGGGGAATGTCACGGCCAGCCTGAAACTCGACGGCACCCGGGTGAGTATCGAGCTGCACGCCGCACAGCCCGATTCGGCCGGACTCCTGAGGAGCGGCATACCCCGCCTGGCCGAGCAGCTCGAGGCTTCCGGGCTGGTGCCGTCCGAGATCGGCGTAACGCATGAAATCCCGTAA
- a CDS encoding EscU/YscU/HrcU family type III secretion system export apparatus switch protein gives MKSRKDEERRAAALTYKQGYYAPVVVARGKGVMAEAIIACAREAGVYVHESPELVNLLMQVDTDQFIPPELYRAVAEVLVWLYGIEQESGC, from the coding sequence ATGAAATCCCGTAAGGACGAAGAACGCCGCGCCGCGGCCCTGACCTACAAACAGGGCTATTATGCCCCCGTGGTCGTTGCCAGGGGCAAGGGGGTGATGGCCGAGGCGATCATCGCCTGCGCGCGCGAGGCGGGGGTCTATGTCCACGAGTCACCGGAACTGGTCAACCTGCTGATGCAGGTGGACACCGACCAGTTCATCCCGCCGGAATTGTACCGCGCCGTGGCGGAGGTGTTGGTGTGGCTGTACGGAATCGAACAGGAATCAGGTTGTTGA
- a CDS encoding phosphoglucomutase/phosphomannomutase family protein, translating into MQIKFGTDGWRGVIARDFTFDNLSRVAQATMDYLNRDGSGAQGLVIGYDRRFLSREFARRVAEVAAGNGIRVRLTDGYAPTPAVSWAVRELGAGAGVMITASHNPPEYNGFKVKESFGGSARPSTTKVLEEIVAFNQANDRRVVATPFEEALEKGMVEFFDPCAGYFRQIGRYVDLELIAKAGIPVVVDPMYGAGSGFLPRLLAGVHEIHNSENPSFGGQAPEPIGEHLTELSALLRGGDYRVGLALDGDADRIGAVDENGDFFSSHCIFTVILRHLIEHKGLRGGVVKTVSTTRMVDLLARKYDLPLFETPIGFKHICELMLTEDILMGGEESGGLGVKGHIPERDGILLGLLLLEAVAVSGKGLRRLLDETMDEIGHFSYRRIDRRIEVAAKEQLIARLNARPPVEIDGRRVASTNFSDGFKFIFENGDWLLIRPSGTEPVLRLYSEAGTPEQVDRLLRAAEVLAAA; encoded by the coding sequence ATGCAGATCAAATTCGGAACCGACGGCTGGCGGGGGGTCATTGCCCGCGATTTCACCTTTGACAACCTTTCCCGGGTGGCCCAGGCCACCATGGATTATCTCAACCGTGACGGTTCAGGCGCCCAAGGGTTGGTGATCGGCTATGACCGGCGCTTCCTCTCCCGCGAGTTCGCCCGGCGCGTTGCCGAAGTGGCGGCGGGCAACGGCATACGCGTCCGCCTGACCGACGGCTATGCGCCGACACCGGCCGTGTCGTGGGCGGTTCGCGAATTGGGGGCCGGGGCGGGCGTCATGATCACGGCAAGCCATAACCCTCCGGAATACAACGGCTTCAAGGTCAAAGAGTCTTTCGGCGGCTCGGCCCGCCCCTCCACCACAAAGGTGTTGGAGGAGATCGTCGCCTTCAATCAGGCCAACGACCGTCGCGTGGTGGCAACCCCCTTCGAGGAGGCCCTGGAGAAGGGGATGGTTGAATTTTTCGACCCCTGTGCGGGCTATTTCCGCCAGATCGGCCGCTATGTGGATCTGGAGCTGATCGCCAAAGCCGGCATTCCGGTCGTCGTCGACCCTATGTACGGTGCCGGTTCTGGTTTCCTGCCCCGCCTGCTGGCCGGGGTCCACGAGATCCACAACAGCGAGAACCCCTCTTTCGGAGGGCAGGCTCCCGAGCCGATCGGCGAGCACCTCACGGAGCTCTCCGCGCTGCTCAGAGGCGGCGACTACCGGGTAGGGCTGGCTTTGGACGGTGATGCCGACCGGATCGGGGCAGTGGATGAGAACGGCGATTTTTTCTCGTCCCACTGTATCTTCACCGTCATCCTGCGGCACCTTATCGAGCACAAGGGGCTGCGGGGCGGCGTGGTCAAGACCGTCTCCACGACCCGCATGGTGGACCTTTTGGCCCGGAAATACGATCTGCCGCTGTTCGAGACCCCCATCGGCTTCAAGCATATCTGCGAGCTGATGCTGACGGAGGATATCCTCATGGGGGGCGAGGAGTCGGGCGGTCTGGGCGTCAAGGGCCATATCCCGGAGCGGGACGGCATCCTGCTGGGGTTGCTGCTGCTGGAGGCCGTGGCGGTAAGCGGGAAAGGTCTGCGCCGGCTCCTTGACGAAACCATGGACGAGATCGGGCACTTCTCCTACCGCCGTATCGACCGGCGTATCGAGGTTGCCGCCAAGGAACAACTCATTGCGCGTCTGAATGCCCGCCCTCCGGTCGAGATCGACGGCCGCCGGGTGGCTTCCACCAACTTCAGCGACGGCTTCAAATTCATCTTCGAGAACGGCGACTGGCTTTTGATCCGCCCCTCGGGGACCGAACCGGTCCTGCGGCTCTACAGCGAGGCCGGAACCCCGGAGCAGGTGGACCGGCTGCTGCGCGCGGCGGAGGTCCTGGCGGCGGCTTGA
- a CDS encoding response regulator, giving the protein MANILIVDDSSTMRKIISRSLRQAGLTVDEIYEAGDGIEGLSVLASGKPVTLILSDINMPNMDGLEFIKQVRANGNPVPIVMITTEGGEEILKEAIASGASDSIKKPFTPEQLQEKLGGLI; this is encoded by the coding sequence ATGGCGAATATTCTCATCGTTGACGATTCTTCCACAATGCGCAAGATCATTTCGCGTTCGCTCAGGCAGGCCGGCCTGACGGTTGATGAAATATATGAAGCGGGCGACGGTATCGAAGGGTTGAGCGTGCTTGCCTCCGGCAAGCCGGTTACACTGATCCTCTCGGATATCAACATGCCGAATATGGACGGCCTGGAATTCATCAAGCAGGTCAGGGCCAACGGCAATCCGGTCCCGATCGTCATGATCACCACGGAGGGGGGCGAGGAGATCCTCAAGGAGGCTATCGCGAGCGGAGCCAGCGACAGCATCAAAAAGCCCTTTACGCCTGAACAGTTGCAGGAGAAACTGGGAGGGCTGATATGA
- a CDS encoding chemotaxis protein CheX, whose protein sequence is MSLNADIADTARFTEEQLARYVIDATKDVFSTMVMMDPADDYPLKEPIHRFQCSITGMVGFAGIYSGVISIHCPVALALQITSSMLGMECEEVNEDLNDAIGEIANMLGGSVKQVLSKGGMDVKLSIPTVISGEDYTVNSLSDIDCVVIPFKVNDNRFLVGLTLKKED, encoded by the coding sequence ATGAGCCTTAACGCCGACATCGCTGATACGGCACGATTTACGGAAGAACAGCTCGCCCGGTACGTGATCGACGCCACCAAGGATGTTTTCTCCACGATGGTCATGATGGACCCGGCCGACGATTATCCTCTCAAGGAGCCCATTCACCGCTTTCAATGCAGCATCACCGGCATGGTGGGGTTCGCGGGCATCTATTCGGGGGTGATCTCCATACACTGTCCGGTCGCCCTGGCCCTTCAGATTACCTCCAGCATGCTGGGCATGGAGTGCGAGGAGGTCAACGAGGACTTGAACGATGCCATCGGCGAAATCGCCAATATGCTGGGGGGCAGCGTCAAGCAGGTCCTGTCGAAGGGAGGGATGGATGTAAAACTCTCGATCCCGACGGTGATCTCCGGAGAAGACTATACCGTCAATTCGCTCTCCGATATCGACTGCGTCGTCATTCCCTTCAAGGTCAACGACAACAGGTTCCTCGTCGGACTCACCCTTAAGAAGGAAGACTAA
- a CDS encoding response regulator, giving the protein MDGYTTLHEMLASALKQAGEESGMLLGQELAITLSDSLKSSKTSYFGGLEDACFVIGVESRESYTGQFYLLFSLRDAIVMSSILLGIPPARIQEKKRLCIIESDDIDAFAEIANMINGAFNTVFQGSLPNKVHLKLLSPKKFIPEVDELSESEPLPEGDYLMFRSKLEMPDQELNYLDVLIPVGLGNQFDPPSEEPAAPPAEEETDQAAPAEDTPAQPQAQDGESVTAAQALESGSADSGIDSVVVLEDDGEARRQMVAVAVLSGYQVVEGTLNADIKELFAGRNVRLVLIGSQDANDHELAVCIKVNAIRQDSPPPIIMSAQRWTRTAVLKALKYGAREIIIKPCSEEELIAKVRRFCNPPVQ; this is encoded by the coding sequence ATGGATGGATATACCACGTTACATGAGATGTTGGCTTCTGCCCTGAAGCAGGCCGGCGAAGAAAGCGGCATGCTTTTGGGGCAGGAGCTTGCCATCACCCTTTCGGATTCGCTCAAGTCCAGCAAGACCTCCTATTTCGGCGGTCTTGAAGACGCCTGTTTCGTGATCGGCGTCGAATCGCGGGAGTCTTACACCGGCCAGTTTTACCTGCTGTTCTCCCTGCGCGACGCCATCGTGATGAGCAGCATCCTGCTGGGCATCCCTCCCGCCCGTATCCAGGAAAAGAAGCGCCTGTGCATCATTGAAAGCGACGACATCGATGCCTTTGCCGAGATTGCCAACATGATCAACGGGGCGTTCAACACCGTTTTTCAGGGCAGCCTCCCCAACAAGGTGCATCTGAAGTTGCTTTCACCCAAAAAGTTTATCCCCGAAGTCGACGAGTTGAGCGAGAGCGAGCCGCTCCCCGAGGGCGATTACCTCATGTTCCGCTCGAAACTCGAGATGCCGGACCAGGAATTGAACTACCTGGATGTGCTCATACCCGTTGGGTTGGGCAACCAGTTCGATCCCCCCAGCGAGGAACCGGCGGCCCCTCCGGCGGAGGAGGAGACCGACCAGGCGGCCCCGGCCGAGGATACCCCGGCACAGCCGCAAGCCCAGGATGGCGAAAGTGTTACGGCCGCCCAGGCGCTTGAGTCCGGTTCGGCGGATAGCGGGATCGACAGCGTCGTGGTTCTGGAGGACGATGGCGAAGCGCGCCGCCAGATGGTGGCGGTGGCGGTTTTGAGCGGTTATCAGGTAGTTGAAGGGACGCTCAACGCCGATATCAAGGAACTCTTTGCCGGCCGCAACGTGCGGCTGGTGTTGATAGGTTCGCAGGATGCGAATGACCACGAACTGGCGGTCTGCATCAAGGTCAACGCCATTCGCCAGGATTCCCCGCCCCCGATTATCATGAGTGCCCAGCGTTGGACCCGGACAGCCGTATTGAAGGCATTGAAATACGGCGCGCGGGAGATTATCATCAAACCGTGTAGCGAAGAGGAACTGATTGCCAAGGTGCGCAGGTTCTGTAACCCGCCGGTGCAGTAG